AATCAATGCCATTTCCAAGTGATCAATATTTTCAATCTTCGCCAAATAGCCTAATACATGATGAAATGATGTTTGATAGAAGAGCTTTGTTCAGAAAACATCGCAATCTCCTAAATAATTTGAACGATCAACAACGCTAagtatataatatgattatgactGCTGTTGATTCGAATACGGAAGGGATTTTCTTTGTATATAGATATGGAGGTACTGGAAAAACATTTATTTGGAAAACTATGTCTGCATGCTTGAGATCAAATGGAGAAATTTTTTTGAACGTGACATCAAGTGGTATAGCATCTCTTCTGCTCCTTGGTGGAAGAACCGCTCATTCTCGCTTTTCAATTCCATTTAATCCTACCGAGGAATCAACATCCAATATCAAGCAAGGAAGTCCTCTTGCAGAACTTATAGTAAAATCGAAACTTATCATTTGGGATGAGGCTTCAACGCACAAGTTTTGTTTTGAAGCTCTGGATAAAAGTATGAAAGATATAATGAGATTCGTCAATCCTTCAAGCCTTCTTTTGGAGGAAAAACAGTTATTTTCGGCGGTGATTTTCGACAAATATTGCATGTTATTCCAAAAGGTAGTAGACAGGATATTGTTTTTGCCACTATTAATTCATCGTACCTTTGGAGACATTGCAAATCTTTGAGATTGACGAAAAACATGAGATTGCGGAATCTGGGTACTGATCAAGAATATgctgaaatgaaaaaaaaaaatcggattGGATTGCTAATTTAGGGGATGGAAAAATTGGAGAAGAAAATGATGGTTATGCAACAATATATATTCCTAACGAACTTTTGCTGAAAGATTACAATGATCCTATTGCAACAATTGTTGAGAGCACATATCCGTTGTTTGGGCAGTTATGCAACATATTTCCAGCAAAGAGCTATATTGGCCCCGAATTTTGATGTCGTTCAATCAGTAAATGAATGCATGATTTCTATGAACTATTCAGAGGGAAAATTGTATCTGAGTTCTGATACAACGTGTCATTCAGataaaattattgatttattaaatgatGTGCATACTCCTAAGTTCTTAAACGCAATCAGGTGTTCTGGAGTACCAAATCACGAGTTAAACTTGAAGGTGAGAACTTCGGTTATGTTGTTGCGGAGCATATATCATTCTCTTGGACTATGTAATCGAACTAGGTTGATTTCGACAAGACTGGAAATCATGTTTTGGAAGGAAATATTTTAACTGGAACTAATGCGGGTCATAAGATTATTATTTCAAGATTGTCATTGACTCCTTCTGATACAAGACTTCCTTTCAAATTTCAACGAAGACAATTTCCTTTGATTGGTCATATGCAATGACAATCAACAAAAGTCATGGACAATCTTTATCTCAAGTAGGAATTGTTTTGAAAAAACCAGTTTTAAGTCATGGTCAGTTGTATATCGTTGTATCCAGAGTTACAAATCCTAAAATCTAAAACATTTTGATATGTGATGGTGATAgtaacaaaaaaaattcaacgACAAATGTACGTCGTCGTATCCAGAGTTACAAATCTTAAAAGAATTTCTTAGTTGTATGATttataatcattttttttttgtattttaaaaatctatatAATTTAACATAGTAATTAATTTTACCCGGTGATCTAACCCACCACGGGGGTTAGATAGTAGCAATTACACCTTAGTTACAAAAAAAGATAAAAGTCAACCGCGCGAAAATCT
This Primulina eburnea isolate SZY01 chromosome 2, ASM2296580v1, whole genome shotgun sequence DNA region includes the following protein-coding sequences:
- the LOC140824055 gene encoding uncharacterized protein: MTAVDSNTEGIFFVYRYGGTGKTFIWKTMSACLRSNGEIFLNVTSSGIASLLLLGGRTAHSRFSIPFNPTEESTSNIKQGSPLAELIVKSKLIIWDEASTHKFCFEALDKRDGKIGEENDGYATIYIPNELLLKDYNDPIATIVESTYPLFGQLCNIFPAKSYIGPEF